In the genome of Bosea sp. BIWAKO-01, the window CTCGGCGAGCTCGAGCGCCTGTTCCAGCGAGTCGGACAGGCGTGCGGCGAGGTCGGGGCGTATGACGATACGGTCGACCACCACGTCGATGTCGTGCTTGAACTTCTTGTCGAGGGCGGGAGCGTCCGGGATCTCGTAGAATTGGCCGTCGATCTTGACGCGCTGGAAGCCGCGCTTCAGCCAGTCGGCCAGCTCCTTGCGGTATTCGCCCTTGCGACCGCGCACCACGGGCGCCAGCAGATAGCCGCGCGTCTTCTCCGGCAGCTCCAGCAGCCGGTCGACCATCTGGCTGACCGTCTGGCTCTCGATCGGCAGGCCCGTCGCCGGCGAGTAGGGGATGCCGGCACGTGCCCAGAGCAGGCGCATGTAGTCGTGGATCTCGGTGACGGTGCCGACTGTCGAGCGCGGGTTCTTCGAGGTCGTCTTCTGCTCGATCGAGATGGCCGGCGAGAGCCCGTCGATCTGGTCGACATCGGGCTTCTGCATCATCTCGAGGAACTGGCGGGCATAGGCCGAGAGGGACTCGACATAGCGGCGCTGGCCCTCGGCATAGATCGTGTCGAAGGCGAGCGAGGATTTGCCCGAGCCCGAAAGGCCGGTGAAGACCACGAGCTTGTCGCGCGGGATCGCCAGGTCGACGTTCTTGAGATTGTGCTCGCGCGCGCCGCGCACGGAAATCACGCGGGCATTCGGATCGGCCGCGCGGTTGCGGTCGAACATGTCCTCAAGCGTGGCGGCTTGTTCAGCCAAGGAGGTCTTGCGGGCCATCGGGGCGTCCGTTCGGGTAAGGCGTAGAGATAGGGCAAATGCCCGGCCATGCCAGCCTCACGGCGGTCTGGCAGGCATGAATATCACGCAGCGGGATAGGCTGCTGTCTTTCTCCTGACAATTCGCGTCAGGAGTAGGGCGTCCGGTTTGGGCGCCGTCCGCCGAGGCTCGTCCGACCTCCGGCGGCAGCCTTGCGAATCCTGATGAAGACAGGGGACAACTCTGCAAAACGGACTTGAACAAAGCAAGAACATTGTTGATAGTGACGTCCGCGGGCGCTAGGGTCCGGCTCCGGTCGTCGATCGGATTTGCAGATGTGCGCAGGAAATGGAGCCTCTCATGGCTGGTAGCGTCAACAAGGTCATTCTGGTCGGTAATCTCGGGCGCGACCCCGAGGTGCGCCGGCTCGGCAGCGGCGAGCCGGTCGTCAATCTGCGCATCGCCACGTCCGAGACCTGGCGCGACAAGCAGTCCGGTGAGCGCAAGGAAAAGACCGAGTGGCACTCGGTGGTGATCTTCAACGAGAATCTCGCCAAGGTCGCCGAGCAGTATCTGAAGAAGGGCTCGAAGGTTTACATCGAAGGCCAGCTCCAGACGCGCAAATGGCAGGATCAGTCCGGCGTCGAGAAGTACACGACCGAGATCGTGCTGCAGCGCTTCCGCGGCGAACTCACCATTCTCGACAGTCGCGGGCAAGGCGGTTCGGATGAGTATGGCGAGGGCGGCGGTTCGGTCGAGGACCGTTCGGGCGGCGGCGGCTCCTTCGGGCGCTCGAGCCCGATGGGCGGCGGTGGCGGTTCGCGTCAGCCGGCCATGTCCAGCGGCGGCGGCGGGCGGTCGTCGAGCAGCCATCTCGACGACGACATCCCGTTCTAGGGCAGGCGAGGGCGAACCGCGTTGCGGATCGCAATCTCCCCAGGATTAGAGGGCCGCTCCCGACCGTTCGGAGCGGCTTCTTTGTTGGTCGCTGAAGGACGGGGCGGGGCCCTCTATCATTGCAGGTGCGGTAAACGGCGCTCGTTGGCGAAGATCGCTATTCTCGGTGCGAGATTGCGCTGATTCGGCTTTGGTCAGCCGTCATAGGCCTTTTGAAGCGCAGCAATGTCGATCTTCTGCATCTGCATCATCGCCTGCATGGCACGGCCGGCCTTCTCCTGTTCAGGGCTGCTCAGCAGCGTGGGCAGTACTGACGGGATGACCTGCCAGGAGATTCCGAACCTGTCCTTCAGCCAGCCGCATTGCTGGATCTGTCCACCGTCGCCGAGCCTGTCCCAGTAGTAGTCGACCTCGTCCTGGGTTTCGCAGTTCACATAGAGCGAGATCGCCTCGGTGAACTTGAAACGCGGCCCGCCATTGAGCGCCGTGAATTCCAGGCCTTCGAGCTCGAAGGAGGCCGCCATGGGCGAGACGCCGCCGAGCTTCGAATTCCTGAAGACGGAGGTGTAGAATTTTGCCGCCTCCTCAGCCTGGCCATCGAACCACAGGAACGGGGTAATCTTCTGCATGGTCGTCTCCTCCTCTTGGATGTGGGACAGGGGGGTGGTCGCCCGAATGCTGCGAGCGCCGGGCTTCCGGAGATGATCGGTGGAAGGGCTCAGGCGGCCTGCTGTCTCTCCGCGAACAGGGTGTCGAGCTTTCCGTAGCTCGCGGCGACGCCATCCTTCATGCCGCTCCTGAGCGCGCCGTCGCGAGCCTCGCGCGAGGAATAGAGCACAGTCAGGGCCAGTTCGGTCTTGCCCGCCTGCTCCGTCAGAACCAGCGTCGCTATCGCCTCTCCGCCGGTCCAGTCCTGGTCGAACAGTTCGGTCCGGACGATACGCTCAGGGCGCGCGATCTCGCGGTAGATGCCGCCCATTCCCATCACGGCGCCGTCCGGTCCGTGCCAGACATGGCGGAAGCTGCCGCCGACCCGAAAATCGACCTCGCAATGCTGCAGTGACCAGCCTGGAGGGCCGCTCAGCCACCTCTTCAGCAGCTCAGGCCGGTTCATGGCTTCGAAGACCAGCTCGCGCGGTGCGTCGAAGAGGCGGGTCATCAGGACCTCGCGGTCGCTGGGCGTGGAGACGGACAGATCGGCGGTCGTCATCATCGTCACTCTCC includes:
- the ssb gene encoding single-stranded DNA-binding protein; amino-acid sequence: MAGSVNKVILVGNLGRDPEVRRLGSGEPVVNLRIATSETWRDKQSGERKEKTEWHSVVIFNENLAKVAEQYLKKGSKVYIEGQLQTRKWQDQSGVEKYTTEIVLQRFRGELTILDSRGQGGSDEYGEGGGSVEDRSGGGGSFGRSSPMGGGGGSRQPAMSSGGGGRSSSSHLDDDIPF
- a CDS encoding VOC family protein, which translates into the protein MQKITPFLWFDGQAEEAAKFYTSVFRNSKLGGVSPMAASFELEGLEFTALNGGPRFKFTEAISLYVNCETQDEVDYYWDRLGDGGQIQQCGWLKDRFGISWQVIPSVLPTLLSSPEQEKAGRAMQAMMQMQKIDIAALQKAYDG
- a CDS encoding SRPBCC family protein codes for the protein MMTTADLSVSTPSDREVLMTRLFDAPRELVFEAMNRPELLKRWLSGPPGWSLQHCEVDFRVGGSFRHVWHGPDGAVMGMGGIYREIARPERIVRTELFDQDWTGGEAIATLVLTEQAGKTELALTVLYSSREARDGALRSGMKDGVAASYGKLDTLFAERQQAA